A genomic stretch from Rhodobacterales bacterium HKCCA1288 includes:
- a CDS encoding flavin reductase family protein, with product MFYKTDDGHPLPHNPFNAIVAPRPIGWISTRGSDGQDNLAPYSFFNAVAYVPPQVMFASTSAKADRGDTKDSVANIRETGVFCVNLVGYEMRDMMNQSSGPWPRGVDEFTHAQIARAPCETIAAARVANAPASLECKLTQIVTLDGAHNFAVFGEVTGVHIRPDCLSDGRFDITRAGLISRLGYQDYAQIGEIFTMTRPE from the coding sequence ATGTTCTATAAAACTGATGACGGCCACCCCCTGCCCCACAACCCGTTCAATGCCATAGTCGCACCGCGCCCGATTGGGTGGATTTCGACACGGGGGAGCGATGGTCAGGACAATCTTGCGCCTTATTCCTTTTTCAACGCAGTCGCCTATGTGCCGCCACAGGTGATGTTCGCCTCGACCTCGGCCAAAGCGGATCGCGGCGACACCAAGGATAGCGTAGCCAATATTCGCGAGACGGGGGTATTTTGTGTCAATCTCGTGGGCTACGAGATGCGCGATATGATGAACCAAAGCTCTGGCCCGTGGCCAAGGGGCGTGGATGAATTTACCCATGCACAGATCGCCCGTGCCCCCTGTGAAACCATTGCAGCGGCGCGGGTGGCCAACGCCCCCGCAAGCCTTGAATGCAAACTGACCCAAATCGTTACCTTGGACGGGGCACATAATTTTGCGGTCTTTGGCGAAGTGACGGGGGTGCATATCCGTCCCGATTGCCTGAGTGATGGACGCTTTGACATCACCCGCGCGGGCTTGATTTCACGGCTTGGCTATCAGGATTACGCGCAAATCGGTGAAATTTTCACCATGACGCGGCCTGAATAG
- a CDS encoding N-acetyltransferase: protein MVDIAKEQPNDWWEVEALFDLCFAPGRTALSSYRLRDGVPPVDGLCLIARDDYGAIGGAIRFWPVRVGAKEALLLGPIAVHPTRQGEGLGGLLIREGLRRADALHWPRTMLVGDAPYYSRFGFHRLEGVEMPPPTNPARILGVGDWSGVTGKVTRWGA from the coding sequence ATGGTCGATATCGCCAAAGAGCAGCCAAATGACTGGTGGGAGGTCGAAGCCCTTTTCGATCTGTGCTTTGCGCCCGGGCGCACGGCCCTGAGTTCCTATCGCCTGCGCGATGGGGTTCCGCCTGTTGACGGGCTCTGTCTCATTGCCCGCGATGACTATGGTGCGATTGGTGGGGCGATCCGCTTTTGGCCCGTGCGTGTCGGGGCCAAAGAGGCGTTGTTGCTTGGCCCGATTGCCGTGCATCCCACCCGTCAGGGGGAAGGTTTGGGCGGGCTGCTGATCCGCGAAGGTCTGCGGCGGGCTGACGCCTTGCACTGGCCGCGCACCATGTTGGTGGGGGATGCCCCTTATTATAGCCGCTTCGGGTTTCACCGCCTCGAGGGGGTGGAGATGCCGCCACCCACCAACCCCGCCCGCATTTTGGGCGTTGGCGATTGGTCAGGGGTGACGGGGAAAGTGACGCGTTGGGGCGCCTAA
- a CDS encoding GMC family oxidoreductase, translating to MQAADIVIVGAGSAGCVLANRLSENGKHKVVLLEAGGHDRHPWVHIPVGYLYAMGNPRLDWCYKTAPVAGLNGRALNYPRGRVLGGCSSINGMIYMRGQARDYDLWRQMGNTGWGWEDVLPYFKRSEDYHRGADALHGAGGEMRVENQRLSWEILDAVREAAAEMGIPPSDDFNTGDNEGAGYFEVTQRGGLRWNARRAFLDPAKTRKNLSIVTNAEAEQIVITEGRVRALRYRQNGIVKDIQIRGELVLAAGAIGTPKLLELSGIGQAERLQGLGIPVIQDSPEIGENLADHLQIRTIFRITGAKTLNTLYASLWGRAKIAIEYALKRSGPMAMAPSQLGIFTKSSSDYETANIEYHVQPLSLEAFGQPLHDFPALTISVCNLRPESRGSVHITSPDAKAAPVIDPNYLSAEADQRVAVNSIKHARRLMQTERLRAFAPQEIKPGAHINSEGDLVRAAGDIATTIFHPVSTVRMGADQNAPLDPELRLRGISGLSVADASVMPSIPSGNTHAPVTMIAEKAADLILARLA from the coding sequence ATGCAGGCAGCGGATATTGTGATTGTCGGCGCAGGGTCAGCGGGATGTGTATTGGCCAATCGCCTGTCTGAAAATGGCAAGCACAAGGTCGTGTTGTTGGAGGCGGGTGGGCATGACCGCCACCCTTGGGTGCATATCCCCGTGGGATATCTCTATGCGATGGGAAATCCGCGCCTTGATTGGTGCTATAAAACCGCGCCTGTAGCGGGGTTAAATGGGCGCGCGCTCAACTATCCGCGTGGGCGGGTTTTGGGGGGCTGCTCCTCAATCAATGGAATGATCTATATGCGCGGCCAAGCGCGCGATTATGATCTGTGGCGGCAAATGGGCAATACGGGTTGGGGATGGGAGGATGTCCTGCCCTATTTCAAACGCTCGGAAGATTATCATCGCGGCGCGGACGCCCTGCATGGCGCTGGCGGCGAAATGCGCGTAGAAAATCAGCGCCTGTCATGGGAAATTTTAGATGCCGTGCGGGAAGCCGCCGCTGAAATGGGCATCCCGCCCTCAGATGATTTCAACACAGGCGACAATGAGGGCGCGGGATATTTCGAAGTGACCCAAAGAGGCGGTTTGCGGTGGAACGCGCGCCGCGCCTTCCTTGATCCCGCCAAAACCCGTAAGAACCTGAGCATCGTCACGAATGCCGAGGCCGAACAAATCGTCATCACCGAAGGACGCGTTCGCGCCTTGCGCTATCGTCAAAACGGGATCGTCAAAGACATCCAAATCCGTGGTGAGTTGGTCTTAGCCGCAGGGGCAATTGGCACACCGAAACTTTTGGAGTTGTCAGGCATTGGCCAAGCGGAACGCCTGCAGGGTTTGGGCATACCCGTGATCCAAGACAGCCCCGAGATTGGCGAAAACCTCGCCGATCACCTTCAGATCCGCACGATTTTCCGCATCACAGGCGCGAAAACACTCAACACCCTTTACGCCTCGCTCTGGGGGCGGGCCAAAATTGCGATTGAATATGCGCTCAAGCGATCTGGCCCGATGGCCATGGCCCCCTCACAACTTGGCATTTTCACGAAATCAAGTTCAGATTACGAAACCGCCAATATCGAATATCATGTGCAGCCCCTATCGCTTGAAGCCTTTGGTCAGCCTTTGCATGACTTCCCCGCCCTCACCATCTCGGTCTGCAACCTTCGGCCAGAAAGCCGCGGTTCGGTGCATATCACCTCGCCCGATGCAAAGGCCGCGCCTGTGATTGACCCAAATTACCTGTCGGCTGAAGCAGATCAGCGCGTGGCGGTCAATAGCATCAAACATGCCCGCCGCCTGATGCAAACCGAACGCTTGCGCGCCTTTGCGCCGCAAGAAATCAAACCCGGCGCCCATATCAATAGCGAAGGTGATCTGGTGCGCGCCGCAGGCGATATCGCAACCACGATTTTTCACCCTGTCTCAACCGTTCGAATGGGGGCGGATCAAAACGCGCCGCTTGACCCAGAGTTGCGCTTGCGCGGGATTTCCGGCCTGTCCGTGGCGGATGCCAGCGTGATGCCATCCATCCCCTCGGGCAATACCCATGCGCCCGTGACCATGATTGCCGAAAAAGCCGCAGATTTGATCTTGGCGCGCCTCGCTTAG
- a CDS encoding elongation factor P: MRDFVDGTAFNYEQGQRARKLFAAVVLAALDDAIADDKKFGNGPEQIARWARSRDGREVLSCAGIDPNERVVQGLMKFVASGVRTSVALSREESERRNQAEAA; encoded by the coding sequence ATGCGAGATTTCGTTGATGGCACTGCCTTCAATTACGAGCAAGGTCAACGCGCACGCAAACTGTTTGCTGCCGTTGTTTTGGCCGCGCTGGATGATGCAATCGCCGATGACAAGAAATTCGGCAACGGCCCAGAGCAAATCGCGCGCTGGGCGCGCTCGCGTGATGGCCGCGAAGTGCTCAGCTGTGCGGGCATTGACCCGAACGAGCGCGTTGTTCAAGGCTTGATGAAATTTGTTGCCTCTGGCGTGCGCACCTCTGTTGCGCTGAGCCGCGAGGAAAGCGAACGCCGCAATCAGGCCGAAGCTGCCTGA
- a CDS encoding adenine phosphoribosyltransferase produces MTPQKTVQDYIRTIPDFPHEGILFRDVTTLFADPRGFRLAVDQLLAPYVGQKIDKVAGLEARGFILGGAVAHQLGKGFVPIRKKGKLPAATISEDYALEYGTATVEIHDDAFEAGERVLLVDDLLATGGTARAGIHLIERLGAQVTGCAFVVDLPELGGRAKLEEMGQSVHALCQFDGL; encoded by the coding sequence ATGACGCCCCAAAAAACGGTTCAGGATTATATCCGCACCATTCCCGATTTCCCGCATGAGGGGATTTTGTTTCGTGACGTGACCACGCTTTTTGCAGACCCGCGCGGGTTTCGATTGGCTGTGGATCAATTGCTTGCCCCTTATGTTGGGCAAAAGATTGATAAGGTCGCGGGGCTTGAGGCGCGGGGGTTCATCCTTGGCGGCGCGGTCGCGCATCAACTGGGCAAAGGTTTTGTGCCTATTCGCAAGAAAGGCAAATTGCCCGCGGCCACGATCAGCGAAGATTACGCATTGGAATATGGCACGGCCACTGTCGAGATCCATGATGATGCTTTCGAGGCGGGTGAACGTGTTTTGCTCGTGGATGATCTCTTGGCCACTGGCGGCACGGCGCGGGCGGGCATTCACCTGATTGAGCGCCTCGGCGCGCAGGTGACGGGCTGCGCCTTTGTGGTTGATCTGCCCGAATTGGGGGGGCGCGCCAAGCTTGAGGAGATGGGCCAAAGCGTTCACGCGCTCTGCCAATTTGACGGGCTATAG
- a CDS encoding S-methyl-5'-thioadenosine phosphorylase — protein sequence MTERVIGVIGGSGVYEIDGLEGAKWVEVNSPFGTPSDAILTGRLSGVSMAFLPRHGRGHVHSPTTVPYRANIDALKRLGVTDLISVSACGSFREDLAPGDFVLVDQFIDRTFARDKSFFGTGLVAHVSVAHPTCADLSAKLAKAASASSAKLHQGGTYLAMEGPQFSTLAESRMYRNEWKADVIGMTNIPEAKLAREAEMCYAPIAMITDYDSWHADHGAVDITEIIKTLTGNAENARKTIAALPALLGPERAPCPCGCDRALDHAIMTAPDKRDPDMVAKLDAIAGRVL from the coding sequence ATGACAGAGCGCGTGATTGGCGTGATCGGCGGCTCGGGCGTCTATGAGATAGACGGGCTTGAGGGCGCGAAATGGGTTGAGGTGAACAGCCCCTTTGGTACGCCGTCTGACGCCATCCTGACGGGCCGCCTGAGCGGGGTCAGCATGGCCTTTTTGCCACGCCACGGGCGCGGCCATGTCCACAGCCCCACCACCGTGCCCTATCGCGCCAATATTGACGCGCTAAAACGCCTTGGGGTGACCGATTTGATCTCTGTCTCCGCCTGCGGGTCATTCCGCGAAGATTTGGCACCTGGTGATTTCGTCTTGGTTGATCAATTTATCGACCGCACTTTCGCGCGCGATAAATCCTTTTTCGGCACAGGTCTGGTGGCACATGTCAGCGTGGCGCATCCCACCTGCGCGGATCTCAGCGCAAAATTGGCCAAGGCCGCAAGCGCAAGCAGCGCAAAACTGCATCAAGGCGGCACGTATCTGGCGATGGAAGGCCCGCAATTCTCGACCCTCGCGGAATCACGGATGTATCGCAATGAATGGAAGGCCGATGTGATCGGCATGACCAATATCCCAGAGGCAAAATTGGCCCGCGAAGCGGAGATGTGCTACGCCCCGATTGCGATGATCACGGATTATGACAGTTGGCATGCAGATCACGGCGCGGTGGATATCACCGAGATCATCAAAACCCTTACAGGAAATGCAGAAAATGCGCGCAAGACCATTGCCGCCTTGCCTGCGCTTTTGGGGCCTGAGCGCGCGCCTTGTCCGTGCGGCTGTGATCGCGCATTGGATCACGCCATCATGACGGCCCCCGATAAGCGCGACCCTGATATGGTCGCCAAGCTAGATGCGATTGCAGGCCGCGTGCTGTAA
- a CDS encoding dimethlysulfonioproprionate lyase DddL: protein MAFPNWVYLLREFEALYRRGSAGGSKPIRSHRKRVREGISQVFDTNPVVMPRGPLLKPVTDHLPRALDLGERGLVAGLSRALSRVATELTWEYGYEKVPKALAQKYAYCEILGPRGPIYSEKMILGFVLFAPRTTYPQHSHAEIEESYISVAGDWSENEVAVHAPGSLILNRPGDEHRITTADLDPCLLAYAWLGPESKLSSPGMKLSATRKARIEAGI from the coding sequence ATGGCCTTTCCAAATTGGGTCTATCTCTTGCGCGAGTTTGAGGCGCTTTACAGGCGCGGCTCGGCGGGGGGATCAAAACCAATCCGCAGTCACCGAAAACGGGTGCGTGAAGGCATCTCGCAGGTATTTGACACAAATCCCGTGGTGATGCCGCGCGGGCCGTTGCTTAAACCCGTCACCGACCATTTGCCGCGCGCCCTTGATCTGGGCGAGCGGGGTTTGGTCGCGGGACTGTCGCGCGCGCTGTCGCGGGTCGCAACCGAACTGACATGGGAATACGGCTATGAGAAAGTGCCAAAGGCTTTGGCGCAGAAATATGCCTATTGTGAGATATTGGGGCCGCGCGGGCCGATCTATTCTGAAAAGATGATCTTGGGCTTTGTTCTCTTTGCCCCCCGCACCACTTACCCGCAACACAGCCATGCGGAAATTGAAGAAAGCTATATCTCGGTCGCGGGCGATTGGTCTGAAAACGAGGTCGCAGTTCACGCGCCAGGCTCGTTAATCCTAAACCGCCCCGGTGACGAACATCGGATCACAACGGCGGATCTTGATCCCTGTCTGTTGGCTTATGCATGGCTTGGGCCTGAGAGCAAACTTTCAAGCCCAGGGATGAAGCTTTCCGCGACAAGAAAAGCCCGTATTGAAGCGGGCATATAA